taaaataagaaggaaaagatgaataagaaaaaaagaagaagatggtgatgacggtgaaaaaaaaaagaaacaacagaagatgaggaggaggaagatgaagagttttgaattatgtcaGTATAAAAACACCgaaattcttaaataatacaCATAAATATCTTCATTTTACACCGAAATTTACtgcaaatacacaaaaatatttcctttaatactgcattttttcttcttctttttttccttatttctttctttcttttagttgaatgaatgtaagttcatcctcttccaagtaattttatagcattatgtgtttcttcttcttctttgtttgatttttttgtttttattcttgttaagagagtaaaacaaaaaaaacttgagaaggtaaaacaaaaagaaaaagatgaataagaaaaaaagaagaataaaatagtgatgatgataaaaaaagaagaagcagcagaagatgaggaagatgaagaggaagagttttgaattattcaGAACTTATCAATACAAAAacaccgaaaattcttaaacaatacacataaatatcttagttttacaccaaaatttattgcatatacacaaaaatatattttttaatgctgcatttttttcttatttctttttttcttttagttgaatgaatgtaggttcatctctttcaagtaattttgtagtattatgtgtttcttattcttctttatttgattttttttcatttttattcttgttaaaaagagtaaaataagaagaaacttgaaaagtaaaacaaaagaaaaaaatgaataagacaaaaaagatgaagatgatgatgaaaaagaggaagtagcagaagatgaagaggagggagaagaagaattttgaattatgcagaacttatcagtatATATACACCGAAAATTCCTAAACAATACTTATAAATATCTTAGTTTTACACCAAAATTTGctacaaatatataaaattattttcttgaatGCAGAACTcctacattacattcaattcaaactaTTAACGATGAACATCAATTTTCACAAACAGAAACAATATTATTCACCTACaaaatcataaactactaacgaaaacattaactagaatcgaaccacacctcagccacttgattggattcaaaacaataatccaCTTCGTTTtggttcaattgacaatctgaacttgaatAATTCATTATCTTTAATAACGGAATAACTGTTTAAAActgatttcagagcttgatttTAAAAACGTAGAGaacaaaaaaattgcaaaaaacgaaaaaagagaACGCTAACGAACGAACAAAAACACAGAGATCACAGAAATGGAAGAGAATATAGATAAAAAATgttgataaaattcaaaaataaaaataaaattctttcgaaaaaaatagttatatatttGCGTCGATTGAAAAGTTAGTTACATAGTGGCGCGTGAGGTGAATTAGGTTAAAGAAATTTATATGAACTTATatcaaaaaataacttatatgCGAAGAATATTTGAATTGTGAAATCGGTAAAGATGATTATTAAACTCATTGGttacaaattcaaaacaaagaataattaatatcgaattataattatttatgaaaaataaaaatcgagTTATAATCATCTTGAGTAATGGATAACTGCAACATATTCAAACTTTTGTATGAATACTAAATATAAATctctatataatatatataattactgATTAGTGACAAAAATTTTTGTGTGATCAATCAtgatttattttagtatatattttaaaaataattaatcacattacataattataattatctatttttaatattgtatctaatttaatatataaatagttataattattcttatatacacattaaatatattttagaggtacatattttttatttttggataaactatcgttttaaattttttagataagaaaataatagtatacttacttcttttcttttcttttatttacctACCTAGCTATGTCATATATGTCTCACATTTTCAATATCCACATAGATACCTTCAATGTGAATCCAGGATACtttacttaacacacttcctccttttcttttcttttctttccttttccttttcctttttttcctctTCACTTGAGAAATTCaaattgtctttttttttcttctcttgagAAATTCAACTTGTTGCTAGAACTTTAACGTTAATGTGAACCAACAAAGAAGCAGGTGTTCCGTGAAGAACGTAAAACAACATTAATAAGACCAGCAGAGGAAAATTcgcaaaattgaaaaagaatcaTCTACTTTTTGGATTTATCAcatgtatttgtgtatatatGGTTGTCCCTTTCTGTCCTTAATGTGCGTGTCACTATctttaatttattcaaattgATGTAGAAGCTATATTTGAAATTACACGACTCAGTTTCTTCCTAATTCAACCAATTTGATGCATTAGGTTTTCTTTCCCCGCCAACTAAACCACTCTATCTCCACTCCACTGTTAGGCCCATTAATTCGAacttagttatttaatttattcatcttaatttaaagattttttgtttttcaaatattGTTTAAGTTCTTAGATTGTGTTTGTTTACAGAGAGACAGGACACTGAGATACAAAATAGCATTTAACAGAAGAGATATGAATAGAGACATTGTGTCCAGAAACactgaattagtatattttgtatcCATCTTGATAGAAAGAATACGGAGatactaacaaaaaatatgacttatttttcattttttcttttattattcttattattttttataattatattttttattattatatttttcaaaaatacaaaaacacaaaattttgtatctCTGTTTTTTATGTATCATTTTCGCTGTCTTATCTTATTCTATTCTCCGAAATAAACACAGGCTTATAGTCTatataaatcttttatttataattattaaaaagttgAACATCTAGAATTATCTTTAgaattgaattatatatataagaaagaTATGATATGTCATGTGTTATAATAAAGTTTTTATAGATGGATAAATAACTAATTTGGCTAGTTGAGTGGTCATTATTTTATTGGTTTAAGTAAGTATCGCAAATTCAAATCctatttatgtatataataatttattgatcaGTGACAATCTCTTAAatagagaataataataatttaaataacaaaatttgaagatatatatatttctaaCAGATATAGTACAAATAATTTGATATTCTAGCTTTTTCTATatcttttaatgttttatttgcCAAATCTCCGTTTATATATGGAAAGATTAAACAAGGAGTTTATACAATTAACTCATTTGTTTAGGTTTTGCAGGAGGCGATACTTCTGAAAAAGGTGACAAGTTACAACTTTACAAAGACCATCTGAAAAGGGTTAGTTCCACCTAGAGTAGAACTATTTGCTTGGTTTGTCCTGTTAGGTAGGGTGAATATAAAAGAACGGTTATACCGTTTGGGGATCATTAACCAGGACGATAACATCTGTGTTCTATGTAATAAGTATGTAGAGCACGTGCACCACTTGTTTCTATGTTGTGAATTTACTTGGCAGGTGTAGAGTGTTTGGCTGGCGATGATTGGACAACAATGGTCTATTTCAGGGTTAATAAAAGAGCATTTTCTGAGTTGGATAGAGGAGCCTAGGAAGAGGGAGGATAGAAAGCAACAACTGAGGTGCTTCTGTGTGATCGTTTAGAATATCTGACTGGATAGGAATAGAAGGATATTTCAAAACAAAAGTAAAAGTGTTGAAGATATTACTCACATGACTGTGTTGAGCCACAATGAATAGAATGGTGTAAATCCCTTTAATTATTGATGGCAATATCAAAAATGACAAGaggactttttttttgttattatgttttaatttgGTTGTTAATTCTATTTGACTGCTTCACTATATTGTGTTGAgttctttcttttcaaaaaaaatatatgaaaagattattgaagAATATTAGGCAGTAGTTAGTTGGGGATTATTGGATCCGATAATCAGCATATAGCATTTATATTAGAGAGAGAAAGCATGCATGCATTCAAAAAAACGCCGTATTAATAATATACATTACAACTCAACAGAAATTATTGGAGATAAGTGTTTCGATGAATCGATGCTTGACAAGTTTCCTAATtcatcaacaaccaccatcatgGAATATAGGAATAAGTATGGTAAATGTATATAGTTGAATAAAATTAAGGTGTATGTTATGAATATTGAAAATACTTGATGttgatgaaaataaaaatcagtCGTCGGTATATTTGTATTAGTcactataacaaaaaaatatttttaatgacaAATTTTCAGTGGTACTAATCTAATAATCattatatatcttatttaatttatatttttatgataattatatatttgctattattattagagtttatttatcaaataaaaatatttaaaatttttcactggtgataaatttattatgtgcCCTTAAGACACATGTTAACTAAATCTTATTACCAtatgttataataataattatatattttttgcaataaataaaaatgtttttatcGCAATTGTATAATTGTTactagatatttttaaaaacaaagtataaaataattaatgtctaattgttagtaaatatattactgattattttttcattaaaaaaataaataaataaataactgctaaaaataatttgtttaatagtgtgtttatatatgttaagaataaatAACATCCAATTAAATCAATCAGTatcatttgtatttatataacgtatctgtatattaattgtaggattctatatttttattactttgattctactAGTAGTTATATATACATTGTACTTTATCTCATATTGAATAATACACAAAACACTTTCTTTAGTTtggtctcttgtttctaacatggtatcaagagcttaggttctcttttttttttccaatgaaACTTCGTTCATAGTCCTTtgttttttttcctcttctgGTAGTGTTTTTTGGTCTCTCTTTCGCTTCTTTTCTAATGCTTTGGTTCGTCACCACCTTTACCACCGCCTTCGTCTCGTCGTTGCGAGTTCAACGAGTCCAGCCTCGTTGCCGGAAACCACTGCACGCGCCGCCACGTTCCGTCTGAAGGTCGCTATCCGTTTGTTTCTGAACAATACTTTGTGCTAAGTTTTCGACTCCTTCCTAACGCTTTGGTTCGTCACCGCCGTAACCCTCGCCTTCTCCTCGTTGCAACGTTTCCAACGCCACCAAAATCACCGCCGGACTCCGCCGGACGCGCTGCCACGCGCCACTCAAAGTTGCCTGTCCGGTTGCAGGCGTTCTCCTTCCAGAAGCCTCCATCGCCGTTGGATCAGCGCCCCAGATCAACGGCTCAGCAACGTGCCATGTGTCAGTCAGACGAGAGACGGACCGCGATCGACCCGCGCGACCAACCCGATCCGATTCGCCAACCCGCGTGCCACCTCACGCCCAGTCAACCGCTGACATGTCTTGCGTCTCCAATCACTCCGTGCCACGTGTCATTGTCTGTTGACGTGGCTGCTGACGTGGGATCTGACGTGGTTGCTGATGTGGCAGACAGTGGGATCCTTCCCAAGATTTTTTGGTGAGCTCTTTCTGATTTCGTCCTCGTATTTCTCATTTTCTTATCCGAAATTGCAGTTTTCTCTCCTCTCCTTAATTTCTGTGTCTACTATTATGGAAACATCAGCTGTTTTTGCTGCCACAGACAGGCAGGGTACTTTCTGTCGAAACTGTAACCGCTCCGAACACTTCTTCTTCGACTGTCCTTCTGTTGAATGTCGCACATGCCACCAAAAGGGTCATATTAGCTACCATTGTTCACAGTTGTTTTGCCACTATTGCAAGCTCTCGTGACATTTGATTACTGCCTATCCTACTCGCCCACCACGTCTTGCTAGACTCAAGTATCATTCGCGTCCCAACTTCTCTACGAATGTGCCTGCTTTTGATGTTGCTGCTACTACTGAATCTACCTCTAATCCTCTCAACCTGTCTCCTATCTCTCTATCTGATATTGCGTCTCTTCTTCATCgtcttctctccctctctagtAATACCTATGCTGCTTTTTTGACTCCTCCAGGTAATTCTAAATGGTATTTTGACTCGGATTGTTTTAATCACATGTCTTTGCTGTGTAATCTCTTCTCGTCTCTGTCTACCACTACAAATGCACCTTCTATCAATACTGCTAATGGTTCCCTCTTGCATGCGACACACAAGGGTTCTATCTCCCAGTCAACTCTTAATATTCCGGATGCTTATTATATTCCCAAATTGAACTTTAATCTTATTTCTATTGGTCAACTTGTTGATCTGGGTTTGATGTCACCTTTTCTATTTCTGGTTGTCGTGTACAGGATCGTCAGATGGGACAAATCATCGGGACTGGACGTAAGGTCGGAAGGTTGTTGAACTGGAGAATCTTCATATTCCTCCTGTGCCAAATCTCTGTGCTGCTTCCTCTCCATCTACCCTTCACTTATGGCATCAACGTCTTGCCCACAGCTCCTTAGGAAAATTGCGTCCACTTCTGTCTTATGGTGTTTTGGGTCAGGTTCCAAATGAATCTTTTGACTATATTTCTTGTCAAACTGCCAAACAACCTGCTTTATCTTTTCACAATAAtttctctcttgcttgctctccTTTTGATCTCATTCACTCTGATGTTTGGGGTCCTGCTCCCACTGCTTCTATGGGCGGAGCTAGATATTTTGTCattttcattgatgattattcacgTTTTACTTGGGTTTATTTGATGACTAATCGTCATGAGTTACCTCAGATCTATATTAACTTTGCCACTATGATTAAAACTCAGTTTTCCAAGGTCATTAAGGTTTTTCGACGCGATAATGCTATGAAATACCATGATTCCAAACTTTTAACCTTCCTTGCAGAAAAGGGTACTTTGTCTGAGTTTTCTTGTCCTGGTACGTCTCAACAAAATGGACCAGCTGAACGCAAACACCGTCACATTCTTGACTCTGTTCGTGCAATGCTTCTCTATTCTTTGTGTCCTGAGCGTACTTGGGGTGAAGCTTTTCTTACTGTTGTTCATGTTATCAATAGACTCCCTTCTTCTGTTATGGTAATGTTACTCCCTTTGAGCGTCTTTATCATACCTTCCCAGATTACAGTTCTCTTCGAGTTTTCGGTTGTGtttgttttgttcttcttcagccTCATGAACATAGTAAACTTGAACCTTGGGCTCGTATGTGTTGTTTTCTTGGTTATGGGACTGAGCACAAAGGTTATCGTTGTTGGGATCTCCTCTTTAAACGTATTCGTATATCTCGTCATGTTGTTTTCTGGGAGCATTACATGTTTTCTCGGTTCTCCTTCTTTGAGTCCATTCCTCCTACTCAGTCACCTTTTTTTACTAACCCCAATGTTGATATTTTTCCTAGTGATGATTCTACAGGTTCTATCTCGAGTCACCCTCCACAGCCTTCTGTTCTTCCGCCTTCTCCATCTCCCGATGATTCTCGACCGGACGCCGATCCTGCTCCTATCGTCATGCCTCCTCCTCTCACTCGTTCTTCTAGGGTAAGTAATCCCcctcctcatcttcttgattatcattatttttccaCTATTCTACATCAACATGAACCTAAGTCATTCAGAGAAGCCTCCACAAATCCACATTGGCAACAAGCAATGCAGGAAGAAATACAGGCTCTTGAAAAAGCACACACTTAGGATTTGGTTGATCGTCCTTCTAATCAGGAAGTTATAGGAAGCATATGGGTATATAAGATCAAGACTCGCTTTGATGGTTCTATTAACCGTTATAAGGCACGATTAGTTACTCAGGGTTGTACGCAAGAGTATGGTATTGACTACGAAGAGACTTTTGCTCATGTTGCACGGCTCACATCTGTTCGAGCTCTTCTAGCTATTGATGCGGTAAAAAAATAGTCTCTCAGTCAGATGGATGTAAAGAATGTCTTTCTTAATGGAGATTTGAAAAAGACGGTTTATATGAAACCCCCTCCGGGTTATCTTTGTCCTTCTAGCAAAGTTTGTCTCCTTCGCAAGGCACTCTATGGACTTAAGCAAGCTCCTCGTGAATGGGTTGACATGTTCAGCACTAGCATATGTAATCTTGGTTTCACTTACAACCCTCATGAGAATGCTCTCTTCATTCGTAAAAGCGAACGTGAAGTTGTTCTTCTACTTctgtatgttgatgacatgatcattACTGGAGATGATGTTAATGGTATCTCTGATCTCAAGGCATCCCTTCAGCGTacttttgagatgaaagatcttggttctCTCAGTTACTTTCTTGGTCTAGAAGTCATATCCACCAATGATGGCATCTATCTCTCTATGCTAAATATGCTTCAGATCTCTTTGCTCGAGCCGGAATTACAGATAGTCGCACTGAGTCTACTCCTCTTGAGCCTAATGTTTGATTTACTCCTATGGATGGCACTATTTTGGATAATCCTACACTTTATCGACAACTAGTTGGAGGACTCGTCTACTTAACTGTCATCCGACCAGACATCGCCTATCTGGTTCATGTCCTTAGCCAGTTCTTGTCAGCTCCTCGTACTACTCACTATTCGGCAGTTCTATGCATTCTTCGCTACATCAAAGGTACCCTATTCCATggcctttatttttctgctcaTTCATCTTTATCCCTTCAAGCGTATTCAGATGCTGATTGGGCTGGTGATCCCATTGATCGTCGTTCCACTACtggttattgtttgtttcttggcgACTCTCTCATTTCCTGGCGAGCGAAGAAGCAAACATTCACTGCTCGATCAagcacaaaaattaaaaatcgtGCTCTCACTGACACCACTGCCAAAGTTATCTTGATTCGTTAGCTTTTCGAAGACTTGGGTGCTCATCAGTCATCCCCAACTGATGTTTTTTGTGACAACCGTAGTGCTATTCAAATTGCCCATAATGATATGCTTCATGAACGCACCAAACACATTGAGATTGATTGTCACTTTGTTCGGCAACGTATCCTTATTGATACTGTTCGTCTCATTGCTGTTGGCACACTGGATCAGACAGCTGATATCTTCACGAAAGCTCATCATCCGACTCGTTTCCGGACTCTGTTATCCAAACTCAAGATGGTATCCTTAACTTCCACTTGAGTTTGATAGGGGATGTTAAGAATAAATAGCATCCAATTAGATCAGTTAATatcatttgtatttatataacgtatctgtatattaattataaaattttatacttttattactttaattctACTAGCAGCTATATATATCCCTTATACATTATActttttttcatactaaataatACACAAAACACTTTCTTTAGTTTGGTCTCTTGTTTCgaacaatatatattatttcacaCATTCATTcttcataattaaatttgagtTTAGtcgtttttaataatttaaaaattaatggttctttttcttgatttataTCTCTTAGGTCTTTggtattaattaattttcccTAAAGCTTAATGGATATAGATGGCTCGAATTCAAGATAACATGATTAACATCAATAAAcaaactttataatttatattcttAAACGATAATTTGGATGAAcacattagttttttatttatcaaacttCACGGTTGTAATTTTTGCTTAGCTTTTTGTGCGGCTAATCAAAATACTAGCTATCTCAGACTAAATa
This portion of the Arachis duranensis cultivar V14167 chromosome 6, aradu.V14167.gnm2.J7QH, whole genome shotgun sequence genome encodes:
- the LOC107494962 gene encoding uncharacterized mitochondrial protein AtMg00810-like translates to MDGTILDNPTLYRQLVGGLVYLTVIRPDIAYLVHVLSQFLSAPRTTHYSAVLCILRYIKGTLFHGLYFSAHSSLSLQAYSDADWAGDPIDRRSTTGYCLFLGDSLISWRAKKQTFTARSSTKIKNRALTDTTAKVILIR